The DNA region TCACTCaaaaatcaactttctttacggcgcttttgtaaacaaaccgcTAACCCAAATCACGTCATGTTTGGTACCTATCTGTTCGAAAATATAATAAGCTACCATCATTTTTAACAACCTATGGGATTTTTTTTATCTAGTCAGAATTTGTGAATCCTTGACTGTGATTGGCTATAGAAATAAATTACGCTCTCTTATTGGCTGACGCTTTTGTTTATGATGAAAAAGCATGGCTTCCATCGTAGTTTCTCGAATGATCGTTTCAACATATTTTTGAATATTTAGGAAGTTAATCGTTATTTTTatccatatatttttaaaaagaacaaaaaatataatattatgttccGCACAGTGATATATTTTCGACTAGTTTGCCGTTATTGAGAAGAAAATAGCGCAGTTTGGACAGAGAGTCTTGTCGCGTTGATCGGCGGGCTTGGCTAGGCCAAGCTAATCGGCGTCGGTACTTCATTGTTTATTTTCTCAAAATGAAGATTTCCTGAGCTAGAAAGTGACTCGTATGTTTTCATTAATACCTCTTCatataataaaccaattttaataaacaacggcttattttaaagattattaaatatagattacgaatatataaaaataaaatattaattccGACACTATGCCGATTTTGTGATGCCATGCCTcttatataaaacacaaattgggttgtTTAAATGGGTACAAATgtgactcattttgtgacaagtttctctttcagaagtaattcccagggtgctaattttagttaactacataaatcatagtgtctatttattcgtttctgtaaacgacaatgttttatagtacTGGGGTacgtacataaaaaaaaacatttttgttttacacTGGAATTACTGTTTATTCGAGAActatctgtgggcacgaccaaagcgagcgtaccatctagttaagTATGACTGTATAAAATgagaatatatattataatagtttCAAACAAAAGCCTACTTCCTTCACAAAAAGTCTTCTCTAAATGATCCATACatcatatttcataaaatacaAATCATTATTTTCAAAGTATTCATATTTTGCTgtgctgtttttttttcagaagcTCCTCCTCCACCTCCTCCACCTGCTGTATGGAATTATGGAACGACTGAAAGTAAGTCAGATGGTAGTAATaattagaataataatataaagtcaAACAAtcgttatatatatattcacgccgagaatgttaaagagtcgttatccaatcgagttcgaacaataccatgaaagccccagtggtctaatggttaggacatctgcatatcaagcaggcggtccgagttcgagtctcggttggagcgactttttctcattctcacagatttcctcatctttatcgtttcaaattaattaattaaagttcagtatatcaccgggcggtttggaattaatgttctttgcctcttgtgtttatttatatatacttaaaCATACGAAATAAATTAATTCTTAAACCTCATAAGATAACagtaaatcatattttaaaacaaatctcTTTCAGATTATGACAGAATTCGTCGACAAGCACGTAAGTAAACTAAACGTTGCTTCAACTGTGATAAAACGgcttatattttttatgtatgtatgtatgtatttattaggtgatcatttagaataaaatgatcacctattgttattgtatgaaatctttattatttttcttttttttttctttttattgtttctgtacactattatCTCAAAaatttaatgtcaatgattaccaaaatttcagaatatctttcaaataatataacttaatcctaatcagctttccagcgtgatcacttatccgtgacgtcatttatacgccattttgtgaaatcacattaccaatcatatctccataattcattatgacatattaatgaaattcactacaggtaaacttcaggtcaagggtaaaaatattagcaaataaaaagttgcgcgtttcaaggtcatgcacgtgaaatcgcgcgttaaaaatttaaaacgcgcaaaattaggttttgatcaatttagagcatgaattaggccatttgcgcgtttcaaaaaattactgcgcaaaatgcgtttttgtgcgcacgattcttaaaatgcgtaaaaaataaaatttgatgtataaatcacattctactcacaatccttagtacattcaccaattttgagtccattccgacctaaaataacgctatacgagcacgttaaaaatgacaaaatgcgcacactaattgtacaaaagtgctaaaaatggtaaaaaataaggactttttaaaatgaatataactcttcagaatggcagatgacccccaatttttttaacttattatggaagccaataagttgtagatacaaatgtatatacacattagacgtacaaaatggtatgacgtcatcaaatggccacttgaatttaaaaattaggaatttttatctttttgtgtgggttatcacattcaatagagcgcatctccgttatttgagcccgattttcgcacaacttttagtatgtgcttgctcaattaatgtTTCTTCTAATGAGtggtcaacatttttattttgatgacgtcatcacgcgtaaaaacttgaataacctaggtcgtgtaatttcagctacaccatacatttgaatatcttatagctcttcagaattaaaggtgaccttgaagattataacttattatgaaagctgatgaaatgtagatatgaattcatattaaaattaagcctatcggatgttgtgatgttatcatatggccagttgaagttaaaaagtagtttttaaatttctttagtcaaagttatacaaatttcaaagaccgcgcattgcgcttctacgtgtcaaattttcttccaatccttatatttttttgctcaattcattatcttactgtatattgtttatggcatataataggcacaactcaacACTATAAGCATATAATAGGATGGAATGTATCATCATTTTCCGATCGTATgataacgtacgtgcatgtttaaaacaaattattttcagtaattaattaattaatgtcaataaaatgataataatgatcacctataattcgtcaaagtgacgaattaaattctagtttttttatttattttgctcTTTTTTTCAGAAACTCCCTCTTGGGATGAAATGATAACAAATAGTAAGTAAAAAAATGGatgtaaaaaaattatctaTAAAAATTGAACATTAAGTGTGACAGAGttcataattttaatgtcaccatCAGGATGATCTGGGTATTATgatgacattttatttctttaaaaaatacaaacagcaaTAAATCGACAAAAAACATGCCTAAATATGCATGCATAAAATACACAAACAAGATTAAATAGTTATTAATGTTTGGTTCGACCAAACAACAAGTtcccaatcaaaacgcaagagTTTGATTGTCGGTTAATATGTATCGGCTAATTATCGATTAATAGTATTATTGGCTGAGGAAACACGGTGTAAACATAAACAGATATATTGATGGAAcgtacagtaaataatatacaatacacataattaaatgtaggcctaccatgattgttattcatattttaaaacaactctCTTTCAGATTATGACAGAGCCCGTCGATATGCCAGTGAGTAAATTAAAGTTAAGAgcattattttgataaaaaagcATGTAATTAACTATTTGAAACTGTTCATATTTTGCTCTTTGTTTCAGGAACTCGTTATATCTGGAATGACATCAATCTATAACAgttaatcatattttaaaacaaatctcTTTCAGATTATGACAGATATCGTCGACAAGCACGTAAGTAAACTAAACGTTGCTTCAACTGTGATGAAATGGCTTATATTAAATTCgtgttcatatttttttatttatgtatgtatgtatttatttttttatttattttgctcTTTTTTCAGGAACTCCCTCTTGGGatgaaatgataaataatagTAAGTAAAAAAGATGGATGTCAAACAATTAtctataacaattaaaaattaagtGTGACATAGttcatatataattttaatgtcaccatCAGGATGATCTGAGTATTAGGGTgacattttatttcttattacaATCAGCAATAAATCGACATAAAGCATGCCTCTTTACCATAAAATACACAAACAAGATTAAATAGTTATTAATGATTGGTTCAACCAAACAACAAGTTCCCAATCAAAACGCAACAATTTGATTGTCGGTTAATATGTATCGGCTAATTATcggttaatattattattggttGAGGAAACACGGTGTAAACATAAACAGATATATTGATGGAAcgtacagtaaataatatacaatacacataattaaatgtaggcctaccatgatTGTTATTCATATTTTGAAACAACTCTTTTTCAGATTATGACAGAGCTCGTCGATATGCACGTGAGTAAATTAAAGTTAAGAGCATTATTTTGATAAACAAGCATGTAATTAATAAACTGTTTGAAACTGTTCATATTTTGCTCTTTGTTTCAGGAACTCGTTATATCTGGAATGACATCAATGTTGACAGTAAGTTACAAAGATGAATGCATATTGTCAAACTTGATCGTTTTTAATCAATATATCGATGACCTTACAACCCCACGCCTTATACATTAATATGCTACAATCGATTATTTTTCTAAATGGTGCATTGATTGCATCTTGTGTCTTTTTCTTGTCTGCTGGTTTTATTGTAGTTGGTAAAATTAACATGAATAAGACAAGCAACAGAACAAACAACAACGACCAAGAATAGTTCTATAAAACTGAACAAGTAATGTACTTATAGGTCAAAGaagttgaaatttaaaaaaaaattaaagcatAATTTAATGATGAATGAAAATATTCATATCTATCTAGTCAATTCAAATTTTACTTGTTTAGTAAACAACGGAGTTTCACGACCGGTCCAAGTCACTGTTAACTAAACAAGGAAGTCATGTTGATTAGATATCTTTTTAAAACGTTATACTACCttgataaatgaaaatattcatATCCATTGTGTcaattgaaatgttatttgtcATGCTTTCTCTATTTTAGGTGGTATCGGAGAAGAGCCTTAAATTGGCCTTTTGGGGAAAACAGTTCGTAAACGAATGTAACGGTTGTTATTATATATAAAGATGCACTATCTAAGATCGTTTCTTATTTCagttctgtcaattttgtgtaaTAGTCTACTATTTGACAACCAATTAAATGTTTCTGTTACTGAATGTATCATACCAtagttgttttatatttgttgttgGTGTTGAAAGTCATATCAATTTTATATCTTGCAAAAAAAGagacataataattataataataaagaagAATATCGGTATAgaaaatgtactgtataaaacaGATTAAAACAGAATTCCAAATGAACCTAAGTAGTCAGGTGGCACTTTTTGTGAGAAATTCCTAATAATAGAATTGTTAAAAAAACAGACCAACACCATTGTAATGCTTTAATAATACAAGATTAGGCATCTCCTGAGACTAAACAATATATTGGCTAACATAATGCTATTACGTTATACAGCCCTACCGTAAATAAAAGCGGTAGCATATTCGAGGTAGGGTATTTTCGGTAATTGGTTCTTTAGGCATAGTTTATTCCTCTTGATGATCGTGATGGAGGTGATACTGAGCTGTCTGGTGTAGATATGGATGGATTAGGTACGATGACAAAAGCAGcagtacaaataataatataggcctacgttaatagaattttttaatttcaaacgtAATGCAGAATATCAATAATTAGACGGACGTTTTTTCTTTCCAGGAcgcattatatttttttttctatccaaTTAAGagagaaatcatgaataattcattaccttaattattttctatgcaaacttaaaactcagctatccggatttcactcgaaaaatgtcttatcatcaaatctccctatgtaattttataatactattccccacaatatattctgattctttatggcgtatatttaatttgatttttattaatttgcagtataatttctattatttaaccactgtaccttcacacacgcgcgcggtatgtttaaaataaacaaaaaactgaaatggctatgaatAATGGCAaacttaagctccagtcctactatctgattttttttcgtcttccaaaggaacactgtattgattgatggaaagtgcctgtttccagtcacctttaggatcaaatctattattttaactgctcccttgtgtataaaagagagaaaatatttgaaaccaggttgttgcaaggtgaacttatcttaaacccggaagttactttgaccgggaagaattgaaattgagatgaaaatctaatgttgaaatcataaattttgttaaaaaactttttataatatcttcctaagatagaaatatggaacaatagcgtcgatgtgaacactaatgttatcaaatctacgtttcgcggtacatctcagatagataaggtaggtatccaaggcggagatttgtaccaaagtttttgcattgtgctcgcctatgtcagaattaaccatactTTATATATAGATGCAAAAGAATTAAAGATAGCTGgcctacttcctaaatatactgAACCTAACCccctaaataatctctctcaactattaaaaaaaacatgttcttgAAAGAACTCGAACTGAGGGCTTCAGTGTAATATGTTAAAGTATTTACTACTAtagaccaaacatttcggttgACAAACGCTGTTTACACAAACTATTTAATCTCTATACATGCTTATATAGTGCCCCTATAATGCTCCATATTTTGTCATAATTAttctaataaattattcatgatttctggcttaattggattgaaaaaaaataatgtctcCAGGACCCTTGTGATACAACAATGGTAATGGTAATGGTTTTTGTCACGTCCCTAGACAACTTGTCAGTCAATCTCCACTgcatttttttgtttctgttttagtCTACTGTCTTGTAGTATTTACTCTTTCCTGAGTAGACTATACTTGCTTATCATCGGACTCGTCCTTATAGTGGTTCATTACTTCTGGAAAAACACGCTTGTTTGACAGCAATGGGATATATCTATATCGACGTTCCCGTTGTTGTAAAACAAGCGTTGATATTTTCATCGTCAATTTTCCCTTCAAAAAGGTTTAACATGgagttattattcatttcattgtttaatatttatataatagacAAAAGGACAACAGCATAACatgttcataattatttttaacaatccattttgtttaaatcagtATTTGCATAAAGTAACTCTACAGTGTTTATAGGCTACGGGACATTAattaacattcaaattaataaaaacagtaCGTTTTAAAACCTTTCAAACAGGTGAATACTTAATAAAAGTCCCAAATACcgaattaaaaaattatctaAGTCACCAAAACGATTATAAATGCGACAGGTTACAGGACTTGTTTCCACGAAGACCGTAGTCTGGTTTAGTTTACTCCTTTAggaggtaggcctactgaaagaaaatggaaattgttttaaaagttaatatcATTTTAACATGCGTATACAATATCAACTATAATAACTACGTTATGCGAAATCTTATTCCCATGTGATATTATGTTGTTTGCACTGTTATGCCTTATACAAATTACATGATAGGCCTGATTGTCATTATAAACAACACCATTAATAGGATTATTACTGATTAAATCGctttacacacaatattgtattttaagatatttttaGGATGCActtctttaattttgtttccTGTTTTCAAATGATATATTATCAGCATTCAATCAGAAACAGATACATTTGGCTTCTTGTTAAAAGGCATTGATATAATAtgaaatgatattttttattgttataagGGGATATTAGGGATTACCGGGAAAAAAAGTTGAGCAGGGTTCAATTATAACAAACGCTGGTTTGCAACGAAGGCGTACTGCCATACCTCGGGTAGGTTTATTATTTGGTTCAATTATTCCAGACGCTGGTTTGCAACGAAGGCGTACTGTCATACCTCGGATAGGTTTATTACTGGGTTCAATTATACCAAACGCTGGTTTCCAACGACGGCTTACTGCCATACCTCGGGTAGGTTTATTATTGGGTTCAATATACCAACGCTGGTTTGCAACGAAGGCGTACTGCCATACCTCGGGTAAGTTTATTATTGGGTTCAATTATACCAACCGCTGATTTGCAACGAAGGCGTACTGCTATACCTTGGGTAGGTTTATTATTGGGTTCAATTATACCAAACGCTGGTTTGCAACGAAGGCGTACTGCCATACCTCGGGTAGATTTATTATTGGGTTCAATTAAACCAAACGCTGGTTTGTGACGAAGGCGTACTGCATACCTCAGGTAGGTTTGTTATTGGGTTCAATTATACCAAACGCTGGTTTGTGACGAAGGCGTACTGCCATACCTCGGGTAGgattattatctatatataaatttacgtaagggaaaAATTCGGTAAaccgcgccttacttctagaatttttactcgatggtatataaagttggttcgtactttcggtactgattttaacaacctgatgtaaccctgtatactaattaaattaagttagataattagttattgacgattaaaac from Antedon mediterranea chromosome 2, ecAntMedi1.1, whole genome shotgun sequence includes:
- the LOC140040850 gene encoding uncharacterized protein isoform X1, which encodes MSKTSYCSVPIIMSTKLGLLVLFLVVFVQCAKAPPPPPPPAVWNYGTTENYDRIRRQAQTPSWDEMITNNYDRARRYANYDRYRRQARTPSWDEMINNNYDRARRYARTRYIWNDINVDSGIGEEP
- the LOC140040850 gene encoding uncharacterized protein isoform X2; its protein translation is MSKTSYCSVPIIMSTKLGLLVLFLVVFVQCAKAPPPPPPPAVWNYGTTENYDRIRRQAQTPSWDEMITNNYDRARRYANYDRYRRQAHYDRARRYARTRYIWNDINVDSGIGEEP